The nucleotide window ATGTTTTCTTGCGGGGAGTTACTACACTACCCTACAAAAATATGTTCGCTTAGCCTGTATACCAGCGTAAATTTAGGCGAACACAAACAAAAAAGGCTGTACTATCACTGTTTTCTTGCGGGTACTCAGTTATTACACTACCCACTCAGTTATATTACCCTAGAAAAATATGTTCGCTTAGCCTGGAAGCAAGGAAGATACGGAGTATATGCGTGCCACTGCAAGTATATAAGCAAGCCCCCGTCCCTCCTCTACATTCATCCATCATACAATCCATCTTGAAGGTCTTAATCTGTCATAGAACCCTCTCAATCTTTCACAGGAAAACTAGATGGATCGGTCCATGAAGGTCTTTGCGGTCGTCTTCCTGCTCCTTGTGGCCACAGGTGTGTATGTTGTACTTACTGTTTAAGATAACTGATAATACTGCTAAATTATGTATCAAAACGTtgtatattttggaacggaggtaGTATGTGAGGTGGCTGATTTGCTCTTAACAATTTGCCCGTGTAGGCTTCCAGGGAGCGGTGCAGGTTGCTTTGGCGAGGGACTGTACTTCACAGAGCCACAAGTTTGTGGGGCTGTGCCTGAGCGACCGCAACTGTGCAAGTGTTTGCCTGACCGAGTATTTCACCGGAGGCAAGTGCGACCACCGACGTTGTGTCTGTACCAAGGGCTGCTAGATGGCCCGTAATCTTCTTGCACACATGCTTCCGTGTAATAATAATAACTGCTGAATAATAAGACTAGATCTGCATCTATGCATGTATGATGCATATGTGAGTGCTACTCCTAGAAAGTACATGAACATCATATAATCCGAACAAAGTTTCAGCAGGGAACCAGTTCGAGTTGAATAACCCAACACTCCGGAACCGGAGCGGCTACCGTTCTCGGGATTGAAGCGAATATAAGCTTAAAAACTGGAACAAATGAGACATGAAACTTTACTGGAAGTCTAGAAGGGAAGTCATATTTCGtaagaaagaaaaataaatcGTGGGAGTAGACATAGCACCACACCAGAAGATTTGGCCATGACTTAGTGCAGAACCAAAAGTACCTAAGAATCTACACAGATTACAAGAACCGAACTTGCAGGAGTAACTTTTGCAGAATTGCTGCTATGTATACAGAAGTATTGTGGAGACAAGAGATCTAAGAATCTAGTTCGGCAATCTACATATTTTAGACCAATTCATTGTGTTGAGCTGAAGGACATCATATGACAAAGAAAGTAACACCCAGATCTGCTGTCCAGACTCACATACCTCAGTCACAGAACAAAATATACGAGGATGGACGACAGGCCCGAGGTGTCATTTTTACAGCTCAGTTTAATAATTTGGGATAAATCTATGGCTTCGTGTAATTAATTTTTAAATTTATACGTTTCCTTAAAAGTTTTGCAACCAGAATGTATATGGTTTTCTGGATGAATACGGTTTCAACATATAGGGTCTGAAATAAGAGAGACGTAGCCTAAACATCCAACATTTTATTTCTT belongs to Triticum urartu cultivar G1812 chromosome 7, Tu2.1, whole genome shotgun sequence and includes:
- the LOC125523157 gene encoding defensin Tk-AMP-D4 — encoded protein: MDRSMKVFAVVFLLLVATGFQGAVQVALARDCTSQSHKFVGLCLSDRNCASVCLTEYFTGGKCDHRRCVCTKGC